One genomic region from Polynucleobacter sp. MWH-P3-07-1 encodes:
- the rpmD gene encoding 50S ribosomal protein L30 codes for MTTSNSKVKLQLVRSLIGTRESHRATVRGLGLGRINSVSELEDTPAVRGMINKVSYLVKVLGN; via the coding sequence ATGACAACATCAAACTCTAAAGTCAAACTGCAATTAGTGCGCAGCTTGATCGGTACACGCGAAAGCCATCGTGCAACCGTTCGTGGTTTAGGCCTCGGACGTATCAATTCAGTTTCTGAATTGGAAGATACGCCTGCTGTTCGCGGAATGATTAATAAAGTTTCTTACCTGGTCAAAGTTCTCGGTAACTGA
- the rplO gene encoding 50S ribosomal protein L15: MELNTLKPAAGSKKNRRRVGRGIGSGLGKTAGRGHKGQKSRSGGFHKVGFEGGQMPMYRRLPKRGFVSLTRRHVGQITLNDLASINLPEVDLLVLKQHGFAGEQINAVKVIKTGELKIAVTLKGITATAGAKAAIEAAGGKLVEQA, translated from the coding sequence ATGGAACTCAATACACTCAAACCCGCAGCTGGCTCCAAGAAAAACCGTCGTCGCGTAGGACGCGGCATCGGTTCAGGTCTTGGTAAAACCGCTGGTCGAGGTCATAAAGGTCAAAAATCGCGTTCAGGCGGTTTCCACAAGGTGGGCTTCGAAGGCGGTCAAATGCCAATGTATCGTCGTTTGCCAAAGCGTGGATTCGTATCCTTGACACGTCGTCACGTTGGTCAAATTACTTTGAATGACTTAGCAAGTATCAATTTGCCTGAGGTAGACCTCTTGGTTCTCAAGCAACATGGTTTTGCTGGTGAGCAGATCAATGCAGTTAAGGTAATTAAGACAGGTGAATTGAAAATTGCAGTGACTCTCAAAGGCATTACTGCAACTGCTGGCGCTAAAGCAGCTATCGAAGCAGCTGGTGGCAA